ACGCTGGGACGATGGGTAATTAAAATTGTGGTTTTACCTCTGCGATATTCTAAAAGCCGATCTAAAACATTAGCTTCACTCATAGGGTCTAATCCGGCGGTAGCTTCATCTAAAATCAGTATAGGTGGATTTGTGAGAATTCCGCGAGCGATCGCTAATCTTTGTCTTTGTCCCCCAGAAAGATTCGCCCCAAACTCCCCTAATACGGTTTGATATTTATTAGGTAATTGACTAATAAAACCATCAGCGTCAGCAATATCACAAGCTTGAACTATGTCTTCAAAAGAAATATTAGGTGTACCTAAACGGAAGTTCTCCAAAATTGTCCGACTCCAAAAATGAGGTTCTTGGGGAACATAAACTACTTGTTGTCGGTAACAATCTAAAGCAATATCTTGGATATTAAAAAAGCCGATGCGGATATTACCAGAATCTGGTACATATAACCCAGCTAATAATTTAGCTAAGGTGCTTTTACCACAACCAGATTTACCAATTAAGGCAATGACTTTTCCCCCAGGAAGCTGAAGAGAAAAATCATCTAATAAGTCAACTCTACCTGCGTGATGAAATTGGAGATGAGAACAATTAATATCTGCCACACTAGAAATTTGTGCAGTTGGTTTTTGACTTCCTCCAACTACTTCTGGTGTGGCATCAATAACTTCTAACAATCGAGAAACTGCTGTTTGGGAACGAAAATATTCATCAACAAAGCCAACTAATGAGTTAATTAAACCTACAACATTTACTTGTAAAGCATTAAAAGCTAACATTTGACCGATGCTTAAATTGCCTTGAATTACTAACATACTTCCAAAGCCTAGTAAGATAACACCACCAATTGTAGAGATAATTTTAGCGATAGTACCGTTAATAATTGCTATTTGCACCGTGCTAAAAGCCAGATTAGCTAAACGACCAAACCGACTTTGAAATTCATCCCAAAATTGAGGAGCAGCATTTGTAGTTTTGATTACCTGTGCGCCTTTAAATGTTTCTACTAAAACACCTTGATTTTCTGCTCCTAAGACTAAAAGACTGCGGGTTTTTTGTTGGAGAATGGGTAAGAAAGGTAAGGTAGATAAAGTCATGCAACCAGCAACAAATAAAACGGCTATTGTTAATTGCCAACTATAAAATAACATTAAGCCAAAAGAAATTACAGCGATAAAAAATTGGCTAGGTAAAACAATCACAATCTGTGATACTAATTGATTAATTTCGCCGATATCTCGCAGTCGGCTAGTAATTTCTCCACTTCGACGGGATTCATAATAATTTAATGGTAATTGGAGAAGTTTACGACCAAATTCTAGAACTAAACCTAGTTGTAATCTTTGTCCAAAATGAGAAATCATTAAGGCTTGAAATACTTGCAATCCTCCGCCAAATAAACTCATAACAACAACAGCGGAAACTACAACAGTAAGTAATTGTACATCTCCACGCACGAGAACATCATCTGTTAATAATTGAATCAAAACCGGAGTTCCTAAAGCTAGTAAACCCAGGACAATATTAATCATTAAAACCTGAGCTAGTAAGCCACGATAGGGTAAAAGTCGGCGAAAAAAGCGCGTTATTCCACCTTTTGATTCTTCTTGGGGTTGTTCAAAAAAGCGGTCTGGATCTGGCTCTAATAAGAGCATTACCCCATCCCAAGCATTGGTTAATTCTTCTTTTGTCAGATAACGAATTCCCACAGCCGGATCAGCAATAACGTATTTTTTTCCCTTTTTACCATATAAAACAACCCAATGATAGCCTTGCCAATGGATAATTGCAGGTAATGTAATTTCTGTAATTCTGTCTACAATTTCTGGAGAAGCTTTGACTGCTCTAGCATTAAAACCAAGATTTTCTGAACCTCTTTTTAACCCTAATAATGTTGTTCCTAATTGTCCAGTACCAACAGCTTCTCGACTTTTAATCATACTTAAAAAGCGTCCATAGTGTTTGGTAATAGAAACTAAACAAGCTGCTCCACAGTCTTCTTCACTTAACTGTAAAACACATTGATAATTCTGATGAGGTTTGAAGATATTAAACATAATTGTTCAGAAGAACTTAGGTTAATTAACACTTGTATTGGCTTGAGTTATTGCTTAATTCTGTCTACAATTTAATTTATGAATTGGTGATTAATTTGCTTTTTCTGAGGATGAATTGTAGTACAGTTTCTTGACGAGAAATAATATCAGCACGTCCTTCCATGCCAGATTTGAGATAACATAAATGATTACCTTTTCCTAAAAATAGACTTTGTGGTTCAATATTGATTTCGTAAGTAGCTACCTGGGGGGTGCTGATAATAGAGTTATTTTGTGTAGTTGCTAGAACATCTGGTGCAATTGTTTTTACAGTTCCTTTAAGAGTTCCATAGTCTGGATAGGGACAAGATGAAACCTGCATTTGTACTGCTTGACCGGTTTTTATTTTGTCAATATCTTTAGCCCAAACGTGAGCTTTGATGATTAAAGGGGCATCCACAGGAGCAATTTGAGCAAGAGCCTCACTAAGTTGTACAACCTGTCCAGAGTTGCGGAGTTTGAGTTGCATTAGTGTGCCATTTGTTGGGGAGCGAATTACACTTTTATTCAACTCATTTTCTAGTTGTAGTAATTCTTGACGAGTGCGAATTTGTTGTTTTTGCAGCTCTAGACGTTGCTGGATTAATAGTTCCCGTTCTTTTTTTAAAGCTGCTAAATTGCCATCACCTCTGGCTTTTTCTTGCCTAATTCTTTCCGAAGCTACTGTTACACTTGCATTACTGGGATTAATGCCAATTTTTGCTTTTTGTATGTTTATTTGTGCTAATTTAACAGCTTGTTCTTTTTCTTCTTGGAGATTTTTAGAACTAGATTTGGCTTGTTCTAATTTGGCTTGAGCAGACTTAACAGCCTGTTCTTTTTCCTCGACTAAATTCTGAGATATTGCTCCCGATTGAGCTATATTCTGCAAGCGATCGCGCTGTAATATAGCCAGCTTTAAACCTGCTTCTGCTTCTTCCACAGTGGCTATTAATACCTTTTCTTTTTGTAATCTTGCTAGTTGCTCCTTTGCTAAATTTATAGCTACTTTAGCTTGTGTCATTTCCGCACCGGTTTTAATTTGCTGATCTTTATAGTTGCGTTCAGTGCCAGTTAATTCGGCCTGTGCAGCCATAATGGTACGGTCATTTAAGTTAGTCTGAGCAATTATTTGAGTATTGATTTGATTAATTTGAGCATCAATTTGAAGAAGTTGTAATTGACTTTGCTGAATAGTATTTTGCAGTTGTTTTTTCTGAGATTGGAGTTGGGAGTCATCAAGATAAGCAATTATTTCTCCCTTGCTTACTACCTGATCTTCTTTAGCTACAATTTTTTTAATAGTTCCCGTCATTGCAGATTCAACTAACCGTAATTCTCCCAATGGTCGGATAGTTGCAGGAACTTTAACTGTGATGTTGTAATAGAGAACAGATGTGAGACTCACAGCAACTACAAACATCGTAATCATCACTCCCCCACCAAGATGAATCCATTTACCAATATGGGGGAGAAACTCATTAGTTTCTAGTATATGCAAATCTTCTGTAGTCGAGTTATTTAAATTATAGGGAGAATTGTTATTTTGACTCTGTAAGGAGTTCACGGTATTACACCTTCTATTAGGGCTAAAATAGTCTGATCTAAGATAGAAATTGCTAATATCATGCAATCAAACATCAACTATCTCAGGTAATAAATTATTAGGAATAAAAACAAGCAAACTTCTGTGTTCACATCATGAAAAATAATTGGATGATAGGTTATAATCTAGTGAAGGGGGTAGAGATAGTTCTTCCGCTGTTGTGTGGGAATTGCTTTCTCAAATCTTTAACGCAGATCAAGCATTAAGAAGAAGTAGGGAAAAGCTCAAACTTTCTCAAAGTCCTCACTTACATTGAGCAAGCCTTTATCATTTCCCTTACCCCCTTTTGTTCTCGCAAAAGGTGTTGACTAGTACAGGTTGGCGTAAATAAACCAACCATTCTAAGTAGGTGGGTGTTGAAAATTGTCGTTATGGCAAGGCAAAAGGCAAGAGGCAAGAGGCAAGAGGCAAGAGGCAAGAGTGAAGAGGGTTTAGACGATTTTACGTTTCTTTACACAGTTTGGTTTTATTGTGTTCACCTACTTAAATCCTCCAAAAGCCTATACTGTCTTCATTTTGACTTTTGACTTTTGACTTCCGCCTTGCGGTACTAGCCGTGCGGAGTGGTGGAAATAACTAACCATTAAAAACTCACAAAAAGCTGGTGCAAGTTGCTTTTTGAGTTTTCATGTTTCAATTTTTCCATCCCACTCTGCCGCACCAGATTACTCTTGCTTTAAGATTAGGTAATTTATAGGCTGACTAGCCCATATCTACACAAGAATCCCTAGAGATCCAACTCCACCAGTAACTGGAGGAGTGGGAACTGCGGGTACAGTCGTTACTGCGGGTGCAGTTGTTGCTGTTCCATCACCTGGTAATACGGCTGGACCTAAAGCTCCGACACCAGCAGGAAGCTCTGCACCTAAACCTAAGAAATCTTGTCCCGCAGTCAGGATAGTATTAGACTTACCTGCGGAAGTAGCACTGCTACCTTGAGGACCGGAGACGCTTGATCCCATTAAAAGCGATCCTTTGTTAGCGTAATTACTAGCAGCTAGTTCAAAGTCAGCCCCACCAGTCACTATTTCTTGCTGCTGATCAGATAAAGCAACAATCAAATCGGATGCGTCCATTTGATTTAACACAATTATTAGCCTCACTTACAAAATTAGGTGTTTCATCACCTAACAACTCAACTATAAGCATTGTTGCCTAATAATTCATAAACCTACAGGTAGAAAGTAAAGTTTGCAAATTTACCTCTAAAAGTAGAGACAAAATAGGTTGTAATTATTAAAATAGTATTATTAATAATAAAGATAAATTCTAGTTCAATAAAACCTGCACGATTCTGCATAGTATTTATTTTTTGTTTTTCCAGAGAACTCTGAATATATATATTCGTTAAGGTTGACAATCAACAAAAAATTAAAATATCTATATTTTTAGATAAGTAGGTGAACACAATAAAACCAAACTGTGTAAAGAAATGTAAAATCGCCCAAACCCTCTTCACTCTTGCCTCTTGCCTTTTGCCTTGCCATAACGACAATTTTCAACACCAACCTACTTATCTCTAATTTTATAAATATCATTTGGCTATATCAGGAATTAATTAGTAACCCGATAGTAACTGATTCAATAAATAGGCACAGGTGGCACTACCGATAGGAACTGTTAAATTATCTATTCCCAGAAAAGAAAAGGCTTCTAAAATCGTAGCGATTGAGGCAATAATTAAAGAAACTATCCAGGTTTGCCAAATACTACCTTGGGTAACAAGTAAAATGGTTACACAAATAAAATAACTGATTAAAGTCACTGTTAAAGAACCTTCCCAGCTTTTTTGAGAACCGAAAACTATATATTTATGTTTGCCAAACCGTTTCCCAATTAAAGCAGCTAATCCATCTCCCCAAGCCATAGTCATAATTCCTAAAACAGCATATTGCGGTTGGTGTAAATGCCAAAAAACACCTACTAAAACACCGATACTCACAGCATAGAAAAATGTTCCCAAACTTTGACGACCAACACTATTAATACCAGGAAGAATGGGGAATTGATAAGATAATAAGGTGATGATACTCGCAAAAACTGCCGCTGTAATTCCCACATAAGCAGGAATATCTAACCACCAAGCAATTAAAATCACATTACCTGTGCCAATATGCACGATTTTACGAATGATTTCTGGTTCGCTATCAGTAAAACGACTAACTACCCAAGCAATGCAGATAATCAATCCTACCCAAGCCGCAGCGGTGGCAATTGGCAGCGACAATGGGGAAAGGGTTTCTAAGCTCATGAATGTGTTAAACAATGAGGAAATAGGGGTATTTTTAACTTTAATTCTACTTTATGGGATTTGGATATGGAAATATTATTGATTTGGCTAATTAAGGGTTATCGCTTATTTATTTCTCCCTTATTTCCCCCTACTTGTCGCTTTCAACCTACTTGTTCTATGTATGCGATTCAAGCTATTGAACGGTTTGGGGTATTTCGGGGTGGTTGGATGGCTATCATGCGGATTTTACGCTGTCACCCTTTTCATCCAGGAGGTTATGATCCTGTTCCAGATGCGAAAGCAAAATCTTGTTGTGAACATGAAGAGTGATCACGGATTTAAGGGATTACTGGATTACACGGATGCTTTTGGTAAGTAATTGGACAAAAATATACTCAAAACGGCTTGATTGTTTGATTCTAAAGGTAGGGGTAAAGCAAAATCTCATTGGTGTCAATTTAAGCTCAAATCTCTACCACATCTCGTTCCTAGTCTCTGACTAGGAATGCAGTTGATGAGGCTCTGCCTCACGGCTACCATGAGACTAAGCTCAAGGTGGTCTGGTCAGCACAGCTTGCCTGATTACTCTTGCAAGCTCAGTCCCTTTAGGGCTGGGTTACTGACTACTTAAGCATAGTAGCCAAACTATAAGCAATTTTGTGTTTTATAATTATCATTATATCATCATTGCTATCTGAACATATTTAAAATCTTGTAATCTCTTGCTGGTACTGAAGTCTGAGACTTAATGAATATAAATTTTAGGTACTAAATTTTAGTTATTTGAGTTTCCACCATAAAATTACCGCAAGAGCCAAAATATTTAATTATAATCAATTCATCTTCCAATTGTTCAATTACCTCAATATTGGTGATATTTGCTAACTTTTCTAGTAATTCATTATCTGAATCTTTATCACCACCATAATATGAATAATCGGCATTATCAATCCATCTAGTTTTCACATTTTTAATGAGAGTTTCAGGTTTTCCTTGTAGCATTCCCTGGGCAATCATTTTTTCTTTTTCATCTTCACTAATCTCCGAAAGTTTTGTCGCAGATGCAGGTGGATTTGATGGTGGTTCTGTTGGGGATAATGTTTCATATCTGATACTATTATGTGCAGGATCTGGATTTCTTTGACCAGTTGTTGTTGTTGTTATTGTTGTTTCAGTGAGAACAATTGCTTTCACTTTTGCTTCAGAATTGACAAGATAAACAGGATAAATTGCTTTAATGATTTTTCCCTCATCATCGTACCCTTTTGCGGCTTCGTGATAATTGAAACGGAAAGGCGCACCTTTACTTTCGAGACTCAGAAAAGCTGGTGGATCTGCAAGGTTAGCACGTTGCAGAAATATTAAAGCGTTGTTAATTGATTGCTGGATTTCAGTTTGAATATCTTGGTTTAGAGATGTAAAATTAAGGTGGAGTTTTTGACAAAGGTGATCGCTCAATTCTCTTATAGTTTGCTTAAAGTCGTCTTCTTGCCATTTGCCAGGAACAGGATATTGAACTTTTCCCTGTGCGAGATTTGCTGCTTTTGTCAGCAGTTCTGAAACTTGTGATAATTGACTTTGTATATCAAATATTCCTAGCTTCTGAGAAAACAAGTTTAGCATTTCATTTAGCATTCCTGATAGTAATTCTATTGAAATTGTGTTTTCTCCTCGCATGATTGCCTGTCCACCAATCAGAACAATAGCCGAGATATCAGCTTTAATATCATTGACTTTTTCTCGACGTTGTTGCTTGAGTTCTGGGTTGCTTGTTGCCATCAATGTAAACAAGCTATTTGCTAAAGGATCAAGATATTGCTCTTTGAGAGTTTTATATTCACCTGTCAATACATGATGCTGGGGGCGATCGCTTGTTCCATCGTAATGAGTTACTGTATTTTGTTTGACAGATGCTAGTTGTGTTAAAAGTCTGCCCTTGCTTGCTTCTAATTCAGCTAAATTTTGAACTATCGTTTGATTCTCTTTTTTGAGAGTTTCAATTTCCTCATTCTTTCTATCAATTTGTTGATGGTAATTACTTATTGTATTATTCAATTCTTTCTGAAGAGTTTCAATTTGTCCTTGATACCTTCCTATTAAAGGAGAAAAATTGTTTCTCTCTGCGGTAATCCTGGCAAGTTCTTTATTTAGTGATTCGTCGTCTCTATCCCAGTCTTGACAGATTTTCTCTAATTTACGATTTTCACGATTTAGCGATTCATTATCTTGTTCTTTTTCAGTTAGTTGTTGGCGCAATTTCTCTTTATCATCTAATAATCTGTTGATTAAATTAAGTGCTGGCTGAATATTTTCGTAAGCCACTTTTATCTCTGAATATTCAAACTGTGTGTCAGGTTGCCCATCGTAAATAGCACATAACCAGTTATAAACCAGCAGAAGTTTGTTGTATATTTTTTCGTTTGTTCGAGACATACTTAGCATACTTTTTAATGTATTTTTTGCTTGATCTATAAGTTCAATTTTTTTCTCTTTTGGAAATTGTTCAACTTGTTCTTTTGTTTCTGGCTGTGAGTTATTTGTTTCTTGAAATTCCATCATGTATAACCTTCCTTATTCAATCGAGTAGGTAGAAGAAAATCGCAAAGCAGTGTTGTAAGTTTTTCCTGTTTTGATATCTATAGCCGTGACAGCAATCTCAGTTTTACCAAAATTCATGGAAACTTCCACAGGGCGATCGCGTGTTCCTACTGTTGAGGAAATATCAACATCTAATTCACCTAATTCTTCTATCTCCGACTCATCGACATAGCGTGGATTCTGTTTCCGCGTTGCATAAAATTTAAAGTTAATGACTGTTTGATCGGCAGTTACAGGGTTGAAGGAATGAGTGACAACTTCATTCACACCGATACTTTCACCCGCCAATACAAAAGATCTAAAACGATTGAAAATATGCCAGCCACCTTGGTCTTCTAAATATTGTCGGTTGCTTTTTTGATTGCGATCGTGGTTTTTATCGAATGGTTGACAACTTTGACAACCATAAGTAAGATGGGAACGACGTGAGCGGATGCTTTCTGGATTGACACCAAATGAAGCCGCCCCTTGGACAATAGCAGCACCCGGATCTGATGGCATAACAACCTTAATCCGACTCCCAAACTCTTTCTGAATCCGTTGACGTAAAACTGGGGATGTAGAAAATCCACCAACCACATAGAGAATGTCACATCCGCGATCATCTAGCCTGGCAAATTGTTCTTTTACTTTTCGTACCAGACCATCCAATATAGGCTCAAAAAAGCCCTGCATGGTTTCTTTACTAACATGAACTTTTTCATCATCACCTTCCTGTTCATCAGCAAGTTGTTCTAATACCTGGGGATGTTCTTTAGAGAGGATTTTGTAGAGTCGGTTGGGAATTTCAAAATAAGTTGTGGCTGTTGTGGTAGGGTCAAAGTCACACTTTTTCCGTTCCCAGTTTGCCATCAGTTCTAACCATCCAATAGGGTCTTCTTCTTCATACCTCATCAAGGCTTGAGCCGTCAATTTAGTGACCAAGTATTCCCGAAACTCTTTGTCCACACAGGTTGAACCATAAGCTCCACCACTGCCTTCTGCTACTTCATCTAGACCACCATGCGGGGAAACCTCATGGACTGTAATATCAACAGTACCACCACCACAATCTATAACCATGAAGCGTTTACCAGCTTCTAGTTCTGCTTGGTCTTTTTCTTGACAGTAAATAGCGGCCGCTTCAGGTTCGAGAACCAGTAACAGGCGTTCCCGATCATCATCGCTGCCAGTAATTAGTCCTGCTTTGATAGCAGCACGACGCATGAAAGATTTTTCTTCATCCTTCCAAATGGCAGGAATAGTTAAACACCAAAGAATTTCGTGATCTTTAAGTTCACCACTGGTAGCATTATCCAGTTCTTTACGCAATAATCCACCTAGTTGATGGAGGTAATCAG
The DNA window shown above is from Anabaena sp. WA102 and carries:
- a CDS encoding peptidase domain-containing ABC transporter, which codes for MFNIFKPHQNYQCVLQLSEEDCGAACLVSITKHYGRFLSMIKSREAVGTGQLGTTLLGLKRGSENLGFNARAVKASPEIVDRITEITLPAIIHWQGYHWVVLYGKKGKKYVIADPAVGIRYLTKEELTNAWDGVMLLLEPDPDRFFEQPQEESKGGITRFFRRLLPYRGLLAQVLMINIVLGLLALGTPVLIQLLTDDVLVRGDVQLLTVVVSAVVVMSLFGGGLQVFQALMISHFGQRLQLGLVLEFGRKLLQLPLNYYESRRSGEITSRLRDIGEINQLVSQIVIVLPSQFFIAVISFGLMLFYSWQLTIAVLFVAGCMTLSTLPFLPILQQKTRSLLVLGAENQGVLVETFKGAQVIKTTNAAPQFWDEFQSRFGRLANLAFSTVQIAIINGTIAKIISTIGGVILLGFGSMLVIQGNLSIGQMLAFNALQVNVVGLINSLVGFVDEYFRSQTAVSRLLEVIDATPEVVGGSQKPTAQISSVADINCSHLQFHHAGRVDLLDDFSLQLPGGKVIALIGKSGCGKSTLAKLLAGLYVPDSGNIRIGFFNIQDIALDCYRQQVVYVPQEPHFWSRTILENFRLGTPNISFEDIVQACDIADADGFISQLPNKYQTVLGEFGANLSGGQRQRLAIARGILTNPPILILDEATAGLDPMSEANVLDRLLEYRRGKTTILITHRPSVIHRADWIVLIEKGQVQIQGTPDTFLSKPGEHLQFLTV
- a CDS encoding HlyD family secretion protein, translating into MNSLQSQNNNSPYNLNNSTTEDLHILETNEFLPHIGKWIHLGGGVMITMFVVAVSLTSVLYYNITVKVPATIRPLGELRLVESAMTGTIKKIVAKEDQVVSKGEIIAYLDDSQLQSQKKQLQNTIQQSQLQLLQIDAQINQINTQIIAQTNLNDRTIMAAQAELTGTERNYKDQQIKTGAEMTQAKVAINLAKEQLARLQKEKVLIATVEEAEAGLKLAILQRDRLQNIAQSGAISQNLVEEKEQAVKSAQAKLEQAKSSSKNLQEEKEQAVKLAQINIQKAKIGINPSNASVTVASERIRQEKARGDGNLAALKKERELLIQQRLELQKQQIRTRQELLQLENELNKSVIRSPTNGTLMQLKLRNSGQVVQLSEALAQIAPVDAPLIIKAHVWAKDIDKIKTGQAVQMQVSSCPYPDYGTLKGTVKTIAPDVLATTQNNSIISTPQVATYEINIEPQSLFLGKGNHLCYLKSGMEGRADIISRQETVLQFILRKSKLITNS
- a CDS encoding CTB family bacteriocin — encoded protein: MLNQMDASDLIVALSDQQQEIVTGGADFELAASNYANKGSLLMGSSVSGPQGSSATSAGKSNTILTAGQDFLGLGAELPAGVGALGPAVLPGDGTATTAPAVTTVPAVPTPPVTGGVGSLGILV
- a CDS encoding diacylglycerol/polyprenol kinase family protein — its product is MSLETLSPLSLPIATAAAWVGLIICIAWVVSRFTDSEPEIIRKIVHIGTGNVILIAWWLDIPAYVGITAAVFASIITLLSYQFPILPGINSVGRQSLGTFFYAVSIGVLVGVFWHLHQPQYAVLGIMTMAWGDGLAALIGKRFGKHKYIVFGSQKSWEGSLTVTLISYFICVTILLVTQGSIWQTWIVSLIIASIATILEAFSFLGIDNLTVPIGSATCAYLLNQLLSGY
- the yidD gene encoding membrane protein insertion efficiency factor YidD — protein: MEILLIWLIKGYRLFISPLFPPTCRFQPTCSMYAIQAIERFGVFRGGWMAIMRILRCHPFHPGGYDPVPDAKAKSCCEHEE
- a CDS encoding Hsp70 family protein; the encoded protein is MVLDSKKIKVVAAIDFGTSRSGYAYAFKDDKRVIGRYEWDKQPFPYIKTLTQSLYNSDRKLETWGYAALSRLAELRQAKNAKDYSFFPTFKMALRESCKRTDKGPIATANNGQEFPVINLVADYLHQLGGLLRKELDNATSGELKDHEILWCLTIPAIWKDEEKSFMRRAAIKAGLITGSDDDRERLLLVLEPEAAAIYCQEKDQAELEAGKRFMVIDCGGGTVDITVHEVSPHGGLDEVAEGSGGAYGSTCVDKEFREYLVTKLTAQALMRYEEEDPIGWLELMANWERKKCDFDPTTTATTYFEIPNRLYKILSKEHPQVLEQLADEQEGDDEKVHVSKETMQGFFEPILDGLVRKVKEQFARLDDRGCDILYVVGGFSTSPVLRQRIQKEFGSRIKVVMPSDPGAAIVQGAASFGVNPESIRSRRSHLTYGCQSCQPFDKNHDRNQKSNRQYLEDQGGWHIFNRFRSFVLAGESIGVNEVVTHSFNPVTADQTVINFKFYATRKQNPRYVDESEIEELGELDVDISSTVGTRDRPVEVSMNFGKTEIAVTAIDIKTGKTYNTALRFSSTYSIE